The stretch of DNA CAGTTTGAGAGAGACGTGCCATTCCGGATTCCGCGCCGCCTGCAGAATTTTCCGGTTCAAGCGTTGGATGGCATCTCGCATCGGATCGGAAACGAAATAGCGTTCGAGATAAATGCGATGCACCTCGGATGCCCCGCCGACTCCGATCGGATCTCCACGGTCGTTGCACTGATAAAGAATCGAGAGACTCGTATCGAACAATTTATCGAAAAGAGGAAGGATTCCAGCCAGATCGTTCAAAGTCGAAGCTTCGTAGGCGTTCCGGGAGATATCAACGGCCAGCTTCTCTCGATAGGCGGCGGAAAGCATGTCGTCATTTTAGATGATTCGAAATTTGAAGCAACCGCAAATAAAAATCAGAGTAACCGCCGACGAAACGCCAAACCGAAAAATCTACAATAAGCCCGCTTGACCAAAAATTTTGCCATCAAAAAGGGAGGCATTTATGAAAACAAGAGTCTATTGGGCAATCTTGATCGCGTTGACCCTCGGCGCTTGGCCGACGGGACCGGCTGAAGCTTCAGGCAGCAATGGATTTCCTCTCCAGAAACATTCGGCCTTGGCGACTTGCCGGGCTTTCCTGGTTCCGGTGAACGTTGAGCCGGTCGGCAATACCGAGATCTACGGCGAGCTTTGCGTGCCTCGGGGCGGCTCGCCGGAAACGGTTCAATTTCTCGTCCACGGAACCAGCTACAATCACCATTACTGGGACTGGCCTTACAAGCCGGAGAAATATTCCCACGTCCGCGAAGCTTTGAAGCGAGGCTACGCCACCTTCAACGTCGACCGCCTCGGCACCGGCTTAAGCGGCAAGCCCAACAGCGAGCTGATCTTTGCCGACACCGTGATCGAAGCCTTCCATCAAGTGATCACCAAATTACGGAGCGGCGAGCTCGGCGGAAGGGCTTTCTCTAAGGTGGTCTATTTCGGCAGCTCACTTTCCACCGCCTTGGGCTGGCTCTTGGGCTCCCAACATCCCGAGGACGTCGACGCCTTCGTCTTGACCGGACTCATCCACCTGACCCGGCCGGGATTCTTGGAAATGGTCGCCAAATGGCACATCGACCCGGCCTGCGAGGCCTTTCCGTGGAAGTACATGGGTATCGACTGCGGCTATATCGTGACCCATCCTTGGACCAAGGACGACTTCTATCACTATGAGCCGAACGTCGAGCCGATCAATGTCGCGCTCGACGAGCTGCTGAAGGACATCGCTTCTTCGACCTTGACCTTCGACACCGCCCAATACGTCGGGGTCTTCGCACCGCCGCCGGTGCCGGAGGGCGCTCCCTCCCGCGACATTCACGTGCCGGTGCTCGCGGTGTTCCCGGAATTCGACGAGACCGGCTGCGGGCCCGACGCCCTTACCTGCACCGAAGAGAACGTCTATAACTTCGAGGCCCCGTTCTACGACCCCGACGCCGAGCTCGAAGTCTACGTTCCGCTGGCCACCGGCCACGCGATGACCATTCATGACAATGCGCTGGAAACCACCGGCGTCATTCACGATTGGATGGAGGAAAAGTTGAACTGAGGCCTTGTCGCGTGAGGGCGGAGGGTCTCGATGGGATCGAAGTCGAGACCTTCCGCCTATCCGCGAGGCTTTCTCAACATTCCATGAAGCCGGGTTTTAACGCGATCCCAGAGGCCTGGGGGAGCTTCCACCGAGGGAAGAGGAATGGGCTCAGGCGGGGAAACGAATCCATTCTTAAGAAAATCCACCAAAAGGGCCAAGTCACTAAATTGCTCAATATAACCATCGCGAGTAAGATCGATTCGATACCAATTGTAGGTTTTGAGCTGCCGATGAGACTTCAGCAGCCAAAGAAGTGTCTGGACGTAGCCATTTTGTCGAGTGAATTTCCAAGTTGTTTGAAAATTCACTCGGTTTTGAATTGGCAGCTCGCTTTGCTCTAGGATTTGCCGAACCTTGTGGCTTCTTGAAGGATCGGCGAGCGCCTTTTCGATCTGCTCTCGATGCCATTTGACCCCCTCTCCTTCAAAGCCACGCCAGCCCAACTGGTTTCTAATCCAAGCTTCCCAGGCTGCTTCGGCGTCAAGAATATCCTGCTTCGGCGAAAAATACCGTGTATTTCCCCAAAAGAAATCTAGACTCTCGCGTTTCCGCTTATTCGGAACGGCGCCCTTTAAAAATCCCCGGGCCAGCGGCGAGCGACATGGAGGACGGCCAGAAGCTGTATTTGATCGCCCTTGAGTCGATAGGGAATGACGAACGGCGTCCCGGCGACCACCAACTCACGCGTTCCTTTGACGCGGCCGAGCCTGCCCAGTTGGGGATAAGAAGGTAACGACCCGACAGCGCCGGCGATTTTTTCAACCACATCCTCGGCAGCCGCGGGATTGCCGGCCGCGATATAGTCCCAAGCTTGCTCGAGGTCTTGCAAGGCGAGACGGGTCCAAAGGATCTTCAACGAGAGCGTCTCCTCAAAACTTTGGCTACCGCCTTGTCCGAAGCGAATTCGCCGGCGTTGGCCTGACGGACACCTTCTTTAATATGCCTCAATTGCCAGTCGTAAAGCTCCAGGTAGGCGGAAACCGCCTCGTTCAACACATAACTGCGGTCGCGTTCGAGAGCCTCCGCGATAGCATCGAGAGAAGCAAGCTTGCTCGCATCCGTGCGAAAGCTGACGTTGGACTGCTTCATAAAAGAATCTCCTGTCATTCAAAAACATACCTTGTATGACAGGAGCATACAAGAGCTTCTTATAGCCGCATCATGATTTAGCGTTTTTCCATGGAAAAAGAAAATATGAGTTTTTACTATAGCATTTAAGGCAATTCGACTTCTTGAAATCCATGTCCTCTTGTAAGCAGGCTTGCCATTCCGGGAAGATGTCCTCTTCCCACAATCGCCAACATCGAATCATGCGATATTTCCTGCTGATAGGTTTTGGAGATGTTAGAGACCATCGTTTCGTTTCGGGCCAAAACTAAGCCCTCCAAAGGATCTAAAATAGCGCGCAAAGGGGAGGTGGGATCGAGAAATCCGGTGAGATTCCTCGCCAATTTAAGATGGCACAGAGCCGCGGAGGCAATTAGAAGTCCCGCCTTGGGCAATAGGCCAACAAGAGAGCCGATTAACCCTAAAGGCGCTAAAAACATCATAGCGGGGGCATACACCGAAGCCATATTCTCGAGAAGGTCGGGGCGATGGCCCTCTTCCAACCAGACAGTGGTAACGTCCGTGTCCAATGGCGTATCGCTAAGGTCGCCCCCCACAATTTTTAATATTTCCGATCCATTTAATTTTATTTTCCGGCCCGCTCCATTGTGTTCAACCCAGGCTTCATAGGCTTCCAGCTCTGATTTGGACATTTCATCGAGCCGTTCCAGTCGAATAACTTCAGCGAGTACACGGCGTAGCTGTGGAAGGTGATCCCTGCCTACACTATCGATCCCGGCATCGCCGATACTGCTGCCAAATTCGTCGCCACTCCGATGCCAAATGCCCATAGCCATGCGGATTGTCAGGTCCATGGCCCGGCCGCCCCAGGTTTTGCCGAGATCGGCTCCTTCGAGCCCTCGGAGCTGGAATTGATCGATGAGCGCTTGGCCCAGCTCGCTCGCCTCTTGCTTTTTAGCATGAGACTCGCCCATCAAAACCAAGAGCCATGGCTTGCCGTTTCTTTGCTTCACCAAAAGACGAATATCATATTCCTGCGAAGTCGCCGCTTGGCGAATGACTTCAAGCGTCTCTGACGTAATCGGCAGACGGTGTGGGCTCGCGGGCTCTTGATCGAGGCCCTTTTGCTCTTGATCGATGTCTTGCCCATGTCTTTTACGAAACCGGCT from bacterium encodes:
- a CDS encoding ribbon-helix-helix protein, CopG family; translated protein: MKQSNVSFRTDASKLASLDAIAEALERDRSYVLNEAVSAYLELYDWQLRHIKEGVRQANAGEFASDKAVAKVLRRRSR
- a CDS encoding type II toxin-antitoxin system RelE/ParE family toxin; the encoded protein is MKILWTRLALQDLEQAWDYIAAGNPAAAEDVVEKIAGAVGSLPSYPQLGRLGRVKGTRELVVAGTPFVIPYRLKGDQIQLLAVLHVARRWPGDF
- a CDS encoding alpha/beta hydrolase, which translates into the protein MKTRVYWAILIALTLGAWPTGPAEASGSNGFPLQKHSALATCRAFLVPVNVEPVGNTEIYGELCVPRGGSPETVQFLVHGTSYNHHYWDWPYKPEKYSHVREALKRGYATFNVDRLGTGLSGKPNSELIFADTVIEAFHQVITKLRSGELGGRAFSKVVYFGSSLSTALGWLLGSQHPEDVDAFVLTGLIHLTRPGFLEMVAKWHIDPACEAFPWKYMGIDCGYIVTHPWTKDDFYHYEPNVEPINVALDELLKDIASSTLTFDTAQYVGVFAPPPVPEGAPSRDIHVPVLAVFPEFDETGCGPDALTCTEENVYNFEAPFYDPDAELEVYVPLATGHAMTIHDNALETTGVIHDWMEEKLN